From Rutidosis leptorrhynchoides isolate AG116_Rl617_1_P2 chromosome 3, CSIRO_AGI_Rlap_v1, whole genome shotgun sequence, a single genomic window includes:
- the LOC139901886 gene encoding uncharacterized protein translates to MTIRSILEKEKLNGNNFIDWYRNLQIVLKSERKLHHLENPLPEAPPETASATVRNAYTKQYNEQLEVACLMLASMTSEIQRNLMDYNAYDMIEELKTMFQQQAEQELFETVKAFRACKHELGQPVSQYVLKMKGYLDQLERLGYAMPPVLGVHLILTSLSKDYDGFVMNYNMHSMGKTIPELHAMLKQAEKGLPKKTPAVLTIKESKI, encoded by the coding sequence ATGACCATAAGGTCAATCCTTGAGAAGGAAAAATTGAATGGTAACAACTTCATTGACTGGTATCGAAACCTTCAGATTGTCTTAAAGTCTGAAAGGAAATTGCACCATCTGGAAAATCCTTTACCTGAAGCACCACCTGAAACTGCCAGTGCTACTGTTCGTAATGCTTATACTAAGCAGTATAACGAACAACTTGAAGTAGCATGTCTTATGCTTGCTAGCATGACCTCTGAGATTCAAAGGAACTTAATGGACTACAATGCATATGACATGATCGAGGAACTCAAGACGATGTTCCAACAGCAGGCAGAACAGGAATTGTTTGAAACTGTGAAAGCATTTCGCGCTTGCAAACATGAGTTGGGGCAACCGGTTAGCCAATATGTCTTAAAGATGAAAGGCTATCTGGATCAATTGGAGCGCCTTGGTTATGCTATGCCACCAGTTCTTGGAGTGCACTTGATACTTACTTCACTATCCAAGGACTATGAtggatttgtaatgaattacaatatgcatagCATGGGAAAAACCATTCCTGAGCTACATGCAATGCTTAAGCAAGCTGAAAAGGGGCTACCAAAGAAGACTCCTGCAGTCTTAACCATAAAGGAAAGTAAAATCTAG